In Acidaminococcus fermentans DSM 20731, one genomic interval encodes:
- the tgt gene encoding tRNA guanosine(34) transglycosylase Tgt encodes MHSVYFELIKEDPRSGARLGKLHTPHGTFDTPMFMPVGTQATVKTLTPEELYAMHSQVILSNTYHLFLRPGTELVRKAGGLHKFMNYKRGMLTDSGGFQVFSLGEMRKITEEGVMFRSHLDGSRQFLNPEVATKAQEDLGADIIMAFDECIPYPADHGYAKQSTERTTRWARRCLEAKTREDQGLFGIIQGGMYPDLREYSAKAITDMDFAGFAIGGLSVGEPHPLMYDILDKTTRHMPKDKARYLMGVGTPDCLVEGVNLGVDMFDCVYPTRVARNGTAMLPTGRLVVRNAQYAEDWRPIDEHCDCYTCRNFSRAYIRHLFKAEEILALRLLSIHNLHFLLKFAEDMRTAIANDTFPEFRAAFLENYETTRR; translated from the coding sequence ATGCACTCGGTCTATTTCGAACTCATCAAGGAAGATCCTCGGAGCGGGGCCCGGCTGGGCAAGCTGCACACCCCTCACGGGACCTTCGACACCCCCATGTTCATGCCGGTGGGGACCCAGGCCACGGTCAAGACCCTGACCCCGGAAGAACTGTATGCCATGCACTCCCAGGTGATCCTGTCCAACACTTACCATCTGTTCCTGCGGCCGGGGACGGAACTGGTGCGGAAAGCCGGCGGCCTCCACAAGTTCATGAACTACAAGCGGGGGATGCTCACCGACAGCGGCGGCTTCCAGGTGTTCAGCCTGGGAGAGATGCGGAAGATCACCGAAGAAGGGGTGATGTTCCGGTCCCATCTGGACGGCTCCCGGCAGTTCCTGAACCCGGAAGTGGCCACCAAGGCCCAGGAGGACCTGGGGGCGGACATCATCATGGCTTTCGATGAATGCATCCCCTATCCGGCGGACCATGGCTATGCCAAACAGTCCACGGAACGGACCACCCGCTGGGCCCGGCGCTGCCTGGAGGCCAAGACCCGGGAAGACCAGGGTCTGTTCGGCATCATCCAGGGGGGCATGTACCCGGATCTGCGGGAATACAGCGCCAAGGCCATCACGGATATGGATTTCGCCGGGTTCGCCATCGGCGGCCTGTCTGTCGGGGAACCCCATCCCCTGATGTACGACATCCTGGACAAGACCACCCGGCACATGCCCAAGGACAAGGCACGGTATCTCATGGGAGTGGGGACTCCGGACTGCCTGGTGGAAGGTGTGAACCTGGGAGTGGACATGTTCGACTGCGTGTATCCCACCCGGGTGGCCCGGAACGGCACCGCCATGCTCCCCACCGGACGGCTGGTGGTGCGCAACGCCCAGTACGCCGAAGACTGGCGGCCCATCGATGAACACTGCGACTGCTACACCTGCCGGAACTTCAGCCGGGCCTACATCCGCCATCTGTTCAAGGCGGAAGAGATCCTGGCCCTGCGGCTGTTGTCTATACATAATCTCCATTTTCTGCTAAAATTTGCAGAGGATATGAGAACTGCCATCGCTAACGACACGTTCCCCGAATTCCGGGCAGCGTTCTTAGAGAACTATGAAACCACAAGGAGGTAA
- the ruvB gene encoding Holliday junction branch migration DNA helicase RuvB produces the protein MEDTNRVIAGHEQEQDGWQYSLRPRRLAEYIGQSKVKKNMEIFIQAALKRKEALDHVLLYGPPGLGKTTLANIIANELNVNIRITSGPALERQGDLAAILTNLSDSDVLFIDEIHRLPKTVEEILYSAMEDYALDIIIGKGPAARSVRLDLPRFTLIGATTRMGSIAAPLRDRFGVICHLEFYTPEELQIIVERAAEILKVSIEPEGAYEIGRRSRGTPRVANRLLKRVRDFAEVGGHEVITRDVCRDAMKRLEIDDLGLDQNDRRLLHKLVKDFGGRPVGVDTLAASLNEETETLEDVYEPYLMQLGMLQRTPKGRQATLAAYQYLGVPYPTEDGTK, from the coding sequence ATGGAAGATACCAATCGGGTAATCGCCGGGCATGAGCAGGAACAGGATGGATGGCAGTACAGCCTGCGTCCCCGGCGGCTGGCGGAATACATCGGCCAGTCCAAAGTGAAGAAAAATATGGAGATTTTTATCCAGGCGGCCCTGAAGCGGAAAGAGGCCCTGGACCATGTACTGCTCTACGGACCGCCGGGCCTGGGGAAAACCACCCTGGCCAACATCATCGCCAACGAGCTGAACGTGAACATCCGGATCACCAGCGGGCCGGCTCTGGAACGGCAGGGGGACCTGGCGGCCATCCTGACCAACCTGAGTGACAGTGATGTGCTGTTCATCGATGAAATCCACCGGCTGCCGAAAACCGTGGAGGAAATCCTGTATTCCGCCATGGAGGACTATGCCCTGGACATCATCATCGGGAAGGGGCCTGCAGCCCGGAGCGTCCGGCTGGATCTGCCCCGGTTCACCCTGATCGGGGCCACCACCCGGATGGGGTCCATTGCGGCGCCTCTCCGGGACCGGTTCGGGGTGATTTGCCACCTGGAATTCTACACCCCGGAAGAACTCCAGATCATTGTGGAACGGGCGGCGGAAATCCTGAAAGTATCCATCGAACCGGAAGGGGCCTATGAGATCGGCAGGCGGAGCCGGGGCACCCCCCGGGTGGCCAACCGGCTGCTGAAGCGGGTCCGGGACTTTGCGGAAGTGGGGGGCCATGAGGTAATCACCCGGGACGTGTGCCGGGATGCCATGAAACGGCTGGAAATCGATGACCTGGGCCTGGACCAGAACGACCGGCGGCTGCTGCACAAGCTGGTGAAGGATTTCGGCGGACGGCCGGTGGGGGTGGATACCCTGGCGGCTTCTCTCAACGAAGAGACCGAGACACTGGAAGATGTGTACGAACCCTACCTGATGCAGCTGGGGATGCTCCAGCGGACCCCCAAGGGACGGCAGGCCACCCTGGCGGCGTACCAGTATCTGGGGGTGCCCTATCCCACGGAGGACGGAACGAAATGA
- the queA gene encoding tRNA preQ1(34) S-adenosylmethionine ribosyltransferase-isomerase QueA → MEVTDFDYDLPQELIAQTPVEPRDSSRLLVMDKKTGELEHRHFFNLPEYLKPGDLLVFNDTRVIPARLHGFKTTGAHVEVFLLNRKNATDWEVLVKPGKKLQKGARIKFSDELSCEILDTTDFGGRIARFQYDGIFEEILDRLGETPLPPYIHEKLEDKERYQTVYNRERGSAAAPTAGLHFTRELLQKIRDMGVEEVFVTLHVGLGTFRPVNESRIEDHKMHREFYTVSQEAADAINKAKREGRRIIAVGTTSVRTLESAGASGEMKAGGNWTSIFIYPGYQFRFVDALVTNFHLPQSTLIMLVSALSTRENILHAYKVAVQEKYRFFSFGDAMFIH, encoded by the coding sequence ATGGAAGTTACTGATTTTGATTATGATCTGCCACAGGAACTGATTGCCCAGACACCGGTGGAACCCCGGGATTCTTCCCGGCTGCTGGTGATGGACAAAAAGACCGGAGAACTGGAACACCGGCATTTCTTCAATCTGCCGGAATACCTGAAGCCCGGTGACCTGCTGGTGTTCAACGATACCCGGGTGATCCCGGCCCGGCTCCACGGGTTCAAGACCACCGGGGCCCATGTGGAAGTGTTCCTGCTGAACCGGAAGAACGCCACCGACTGGGAAGTGCTGGTGAAACCCGGCAAGAAGCTCCAGAAAGGGGCCCGGATCAAGTTCAGCGATGAGCTGAGCTGTGAGATCCTGGACACCACGGATTTCGGGGGCCGGATCGCCCGGTTCCAGTATGACGGGATCTTCGAGGAAATCCTGGACCGGCTGGGAGAAACGCCCCTGCCCCCCTACATCCATGAAAAACTGGAGGACAAGGAACGGTACCAGACCGTGTACAACCGGGAACGGGGCAGCGCGGCGGCCCCTACGGCCGGCCTCCACTTTACCAGGGAACTGCTCCAGAAAATCCGGGACATGGGGGTGGAAGAAGTGTTCGTCACTCTCCATGTGGGGCTGGGCACCTTCCGTCCGGTGAATGAAAGCCGGATCGAGGACCACAAGATGCACCGGGAATTCTACACCGTTTCCCAGGAAGCGGCGGACGCCATCAACAAAGCCAAACGGGAAGGCCGGCGGATCATCGCCGTGGGCACCACCTCCGTACGGACCCTGGAAAGCGCCGGGGCCAGCGGGGAAATGAAGGCCGGGGGCAATTGGACCAGCATCTTCATCTATCCCGGCTACCAGTTCCGCTTCGTGGATGCCCTGGTGACCAACTTCCATCTGCCCCAGAGCACACTGATCATGCTGGTTTCCGCTCTCAGCACCCGGGAAAACATCCTCCACGCCTACAAGGTGGCGGTACAGGAAAAATACCGGTTCTTCAGCTTCGGCGACGCCATGTTCATTCATTAA
- a CDS encoding YebC/PmpR family DNA-binding transcriptional regulator: MSGHSKWANIKFKKGKADALRGKITTKIGREITIAVRMGGPDPTGNMRLKLALSKAKANNIPKDNIKRAIAKGQGATEGSNYEQITYEGYGPAGVAIMVSALTDNRNRTAADVRHVFSKGGNMGESGCVGWMFKNKGVFTVEKEGAPSEDEVLEVALDAGAEDMETTDDAYVITTSPEDYDAVEKALADHNIEVAMSELSLIPDNTIAVAGEDAEKVQNMIDAFNELDDVQDVYTNADLPEEE; encoded by the coding sequence ATGTCAGGACATTCCAAATGGGCGAATATCAAATTCAAAAAAGGGAAGGCTGATGCTCTCCGTGGGAAAATCACCACGAAAATCGGCCGGGAAATCACCATCGCAGTACGTATGGGCGGTCCTGATCCTACTGGCAATATGAGACTGAAACTGGCTTTGTCCAAGGCCAAAGCCAACAACATCCCCAAGGACAACATCAAGAGAGCCATCGCCAAGGGCCAGGGTGCCACCGAAGGCTCCAACTACGAACAGATCACCTACGAAGGCTACGGCCCGGCCGGGGTGGCCATTATGGTCAGCGCCCTGACGGACAACCGGAACCGGACGGCGGCCGATGTGCGGCACGTGTTCTCCAAAGGCGGGAACATGGGTGAATCCGGCTGTGTGGGCTGGATGTTCAAGAACAAAGGCGTGTTCACCGTGGAAAAGGAAGGGGCTCCTTCTGAGGACGAAGTACTGGAAGTGGCACTGGATGCCGGTGCGGAAGACATGGAAACCACCGACGATGCCTATGTGATCACCACTTCTCCGGAAGACTATGATGCCGTGGAAAAGGCTCTGGCTGACCACAACATCGAAGTGGCCATGAGCGAACTGTCCCTGATCCCGGACAACACCATTGCCGTGGCCGGGGAAGATGCAGAAAAAGTCCAGAACATGATCGATGCTTTCAATGAACTGGACGACGTGCAGGACGTTTATACGAACGCTGACCTGCCTGAGGAAGAATAA
- the ruvA gene encoding Holliday junction branch migration protein RuvA: MIGFITGRVDHIGTNFCLVDTQGVGYRIFLNTGDLSRIQVDQKVKIYTYLSVREDALQLFGFLSYDAYSLFTQLITVSGIGPKVAQGILSAAKVDAFYLAVKSRDLKFLTKLPGIGKKTAERLLLELKDMTGPEGLEEEGTAGGFDGDVPEDDTTTLGAVAEGLSYLGYTQGEIAQVLKKLKVTADSRAEDLLKEALRLLARRS; this comes from the coding sequence ATGATCGGATTCATTACCGGACGGGTGGACCATATTGGAACGAATTTCTGTCTGGTGGACACCCAGGGGGTGGGCTACCGGATTTTCCTGAATACCGGGGATCTGTCCCGGATCCAGGTGGACCAGAAGGTGAAGATCTACACTTATCTGTCCGTACGGGAGGATGCCCTCCAGCTGTTCGGCTTCCTGTCCTACGACGCCTATTCCCTGTTCACCCAGCTGATCACCGTCAGCGGCATCGGTCCCAAGGTGGCCCAGGGCATCCTGTCGGCGGCCAAGGTGGATGCCTTCTACCTGGCGGTGAAGAGCCGGGACCTGAAATTCCTCACCAAGCTGCCGGGCATCGGCAAGAAGACCGCTGAACGGCTGCTGCTGGAACTGAAGGACATGACCGGTCCGGAAGGCCTGGAAGAAGAGGGCACGGCAGGGGGATTCGACGGAGACGTGCCGGAGGACGACACCACCACCCTGGGAGCGGTGGCCGAAGGGCTCAGTTATCTGGGATACACCCAGGGAGAAATCGCCCAGGTGCTGAAAAAACTGAAAGTGACTGCTGACAGCAGGGCGGAGGACCTTCTGAAGGAGGCCCTGCGCCTTTTGGCCAGGAGGAGTTAA
- a CDS encoding 4Fe-4S dicluster domain-containing protein, translating to MEVTVITNIRRKVLTMVSKMAYDGNLPDHVYDVLQIVNENTPRTRCCVHKERAVLKERICVALGVNEDMNIIDAANKATTEPVDRTQHVIAVLPEACSACPVNKYMITDVCRRCLTHRCMNGCPKKAISVYQGRAHIDYDMCIECGNCKRACPYGAVVEIARPCENACKVHALHTGKNKKAEIDKNICVECGACRGACPFGAIEERSHIVQLIQAIKSGKEVVALLAPSFVGQFGLKVQPGQIVKACQELGFASVKEVALGADMTTISEAEELLEKVPTGKQKILTSSCCPAFVATVKRHAPELADCISDAVSPMVARSKLEKYAHPGALTCFIGPCIAKKVEAREHPDEIDFVLTFEELKCMMDSRGIDPAECEVAPFNPASSADGCSFPQAAGVSTAVKDYIRDNHPEVEVDSLKTLYCNGLDECLGALKDVEAGKLDLQYLEGMACQKGCLNGPGALTEPGLTRVLLKRFAGTTQADSAGKIEKAMDGVKHVDMERVYLRK from the coding sequence ATGGAAGTCACTGTTATTACGAACATCAGACGGAAAGTGCTGACCATGGTGTCAAAGATGGCCTATGACGGGAACCTGCCGGATCATGTGTATGACGTGCTGCAGATCGTCAACGAAAACACCCCCCGGACCCGGTGCTGCGTGCACAAGGAACGGGCGGTGCTGAAGGAACGGATCTGTGTGGCCCTGGGTGTCAACGAAGACATGAACATCATCGATGCCGCCAACAAGGCCACCACGGAACCGGTGGACCGGACCCAGCACGTGATCGCTGTGCTGCCGGAAGCCTGCTCTGCCTGCCCGGTGAACAAATACATGATCACCGATGTGTGCCGCCGCTGCCTGACCCACCGGTGCATGAACGGCTGCCCCAAGAAAGCCATTTCCGTATACCAGGGCCGCGCCCATATCGACTATGACATGTGCATTGAATGCGGCAACTGCAAACGGGCCTGCCCCTACGGCGCTGTGGTGGAAATCGCCCGTCCCTGTGAAAATGCCTGCAAGGTCCATGCCCTCCATACCGGCAAGAATAAAAAAGCGGAAATCGACAAGAACATCTGTGTGGAATGCGGTGCCTGCCGGGGAGCCTGCCCCTTCGGCGCCATCGAGGAACGGAGCCATATCGTCCAATTGATCCAGGCCATCAAGAGCGGCAAGGAAGTGGTGGCACTGCTGGCGCCTTCCTTCGTGGGCCAGTTCGGCCTGAAGGTACAGCCGGGCCAGATCGTGAAGGCCTGCCAGGAACTGGGCTTTGCTTCCGTGAAGGAAGTGGCTCTGGGGGCGGATATGACCACCATTTCCGAAGCGGAAGAACTGCTGGAAAAGGTGCCCACCGGCAAACAGAAGATCCTGACCAGCTCCTGCTGCCCTGCCTTCGTGGCTACGGTGAAGCGCCACGCTCCGGAACTGGCGGACTGCATCTCCGATGCAGTGTCTCCCATGGTGGCCCGGAGCAAGCTGGAAAAATATGCCCATCCCGGTGCCCTGACCTGTTTCATCGGGCCCTGCATCGCCAAGAAGGTGGAAGCCCGGGAACATCCGGACGAAATTGACTTCGTCCTGACTTTCGAAGAGCTGAAGTGCATGATGGACAGCCGGGGCATCGATCCGGCGGAATGCGAAGTGGCACCGTTCAATCCCGCTTCTTCCGCCGACGGCTGCAGCTTCCCCCAGGCTGCCGGGGTCAGCACCGCCGTGAAGGATTACATCCGGGACAACCATCCGGAAGTGGAAGTGGATTCCCTGAAGACCCTGTACTGCAACGGGCTGGATGAATGTCTGGGAGCCCTGAAGGATGTGGAAGCCGGGAAACTGGATCTCCAGTATCTGGAAGGGATGGCCTGCCAGAAAGGCTGCCTGAACGGACCGGGAGCGCTGACGGAACCGGGCCTCACCCGGGTGCTGCTGAAACGGTTCGCCGGCACCACCCAGGCGGACAGCGCCGGGAAAATCGAAAAAGCCATGGACGGTGTGAAGCACGTGGACATGGAACGGGTATATTTGCGCAAATAA
- the ruvC gene encoding crossover junction endodeoxyribonuclease RuvC translates to MLALGIDPGTAICGYGLVRLERSRLIPVHYGAVFTDKDMLPERRLNKIYEELTDLIDRYHPDFMSVEKLFFNRNVTTAIAVGEARGVILLTAARAGIPVYGYTPIQVKQAITGTGRANKEQVTYMVQKLLHIEEKPKPDDVADALAIGITGLNFIREQELQERMR, encoded by the coding sequence ATGCTGGCATTGGGTATCGACCCGGGAACGGCGATCTGCGGCTACGGGCTGGTGCGTCTGGAACGGAGCCGTCTGATCCCGGTCCACTACGGGGCCGTTTTTACGGACAAGGACATGCTGCCGGAGCGACGGCTGAACAAAATCTATGAGGAACTGACGGACCTGATCGACCGGTACCATCCGGATTTCATGTCCGTGGAAAAACTGTTCTTCAACCGGAATGTGACTACGGCCATTGCGGTGGGGGAGGCCCGGGGGGTCATCCTGCTGACGGCGGCCCGGGCCGGCATCCCGGTCTACGGCTATACGCCCATCCAGGTGAAGCAGGCCATCACCGGTACCGGACGGGCCAACAAGGAACAGGTGACCTATATGGTACAGAAACTGCTCCATATCGAGGAAAAACCCAAACCGGATGATGTGGCCGATGCCCTGGCCATTGGCATTACAGGGCTGAACTTCATCCGGGAACAGGAACTGCAGGAGAGAATGCGATGA
- a CDS encoding SpoIID/LytB domain-containing protein, whose product MKGKRTVFLLVLLLLIQSLALAAGSGPKLRVGLAVDQFAAQVSSTGKIKVVDSRGKTTVLNPGSHFISVKNGSLYADQKKLEGSQVSLVAADARDPVLVHQKKYRGALTVLLNSGKKNLNVVNTLPLEQYLYGVVAKEVLPLWPDEAIKAQAVAARSFALYSLEHGKYPNFDIRSNELGQVYGGLSAEHANTSRLVDATSGVAALYQGEPIQAVFHSSGGGYTEAASAVWGKDIPYLQAVPDYDQDSPKFSWTRTFTKVQLTRLLSQGGYDLGDLQGIRLSARTAAPMRWTPDRGISGRVKRLTFVGSKRSVTLTGSQVRSLLDLNSTLFDIQIGLERPKELDVTITNGYGYPIGKKTIPIGGGKKDGTDGASVGDMRLFSNVEGEKVIISGNGFGHGVGLSQWGARGMALQKKKNSYRTILSHYYKGITLKQVY is encoded by the coding sequence ATGAAAGGGAAACGGACGGTTTTCCTGCTGGTCCTGCTGCTGCTGATCCAGAGCCTGGCCCTGGCGGCCGGGAGCGGTCCGAAGCTCCGGGTGGGGCTGGCGGTGGATCAGTTTGCGGCCCAGGTGAGTTCGACCGGCAAGATCAAAGTGGTGGACAGCCGGGGAAAGACCACGGTGCTGAATCCGGGCAGCCATTTTATCAGCGTGAAGAACGGGTCCCTGTATGCGGACCAGAAAAAACTGGAAGGCAGCCAGGTGTCCCTGGTGGCCGCTGATGCCCGGGACCCGGTGCTGGTGCACCAGAAAAAATACCGGGGCGCCCTGACGGTGCTCCTGAACAGCGGGAAAAAGAACCTGAATGTGGTGAATACCCTGCCTCTGGAACAGTATCTCTACGGGGTGGTGGCCAAAGAAGTGCTTCCCCTGTGGCCCGATGAAGCCATCAAGGCCCAGGCAGTGGCGGCACGGAGCTTTGCCCTCTACAGCCTGGAGCATGGGAAGTATCCCAATTTCGACATCCGGTCCAATGAACTGGGCCAGGTGTACGGGGGCCTTTCTGCGGAGCATGCCAACACCTCCCGACTGGTGGATGCCACCAGCGGCGTGGCGGCTCTGTACCAGGGAGAACCCATCCAGGCGGTGTTCCACAGCAGCGGCGGGGGCTATACGGAAGCGGCCAGTGCCGTGTGGGGGAAAGACATCCCCTATCTCCAGGCGGTGCCGGACTATGACCAGGATTCTCCCAAATTTTCCTGGACCCGGACCTTTACCAAAGTCCAGCTGACCCGGCTGCTGAGCCAGGGGGGCTATGACCTGGGAGACCTCCAGGGCATCCGGCTCTCCGCCCGCACGGCAGCCCCCATGCGCTGGACCCCGGACCGGGGAATTTCCGGCCGGGTGAAGCGGCTGACCTTTGTGGGGTCCAAAAGAAGCGTGACCCTTACCGGCAGCCAGGTCCGGTCCCTGCTGGACCTGAACAGCACCCTGTTCGATATCCAGATCGGCCTGGAACGGCCCAAAGAACTGGATGTGACCATCACCAACGGCTACGGCTATCCCATCGGGAAAAAGACCATCCCCATCGGGGGCGGCAAAAAAGACGGAACCGACGGAGCCAGTGTGGGAGACATGCGGCTTTTCTCCAATGTGGAAGGGGAAAAGGTGATCATTTCCGGAAACGGGTTCGGCCACGGGGTGGGCCTGAGCCAGTGGGGAGCCAGAGGTATGGCCCTCCAGAAGAAAAAGAACAGTTACAGGACCATCCTGTCCCATTATTACAAGGGAATTACCCTCAAACAGGTCTATTAG